The Stigmatella erecta genome window below encodes:
- a CDS encoding FAD binding domain-containing protein: MRPIRYTTAQDVKGALQHLAAQPTDSAPIGGGTNLLDLMKIHVQNPALLVDINGLPLDKIQEVEGGLRIGALVRNSDLANHPLVRERYPVLSEAVLAGASPQLRNMATTGGNLLQRTRCAYFRDLSQPCNKREPGSGCGAMEGFNRMHAILGTSPQCIAANPSDMNVALAALDASVHVTGPKGERTVAFGDFHLLPGSTPERETVLAPGELITYVSLPASRFAARSRYVKVRDRASYAFALASAAVALELDGKTIKEARVALGGVGTKPWRSPEAEKALVGQPADEVRFKAAAAAALKGARPRTHNAFKVELARRTLVRALALAAGIT, from the coding sequence ATGAGGCCCATCCGCTACACCACGGCGCAAGATGTGAAGGGCGCGCTCCAGCACCTGGCCGCGCAGCCCACGGACTCCGCCCCCATTGGCGGAGGGACCAACCTCCTGGATCTGATGAAGATCCACGTGCAGAACCCCGCGCTGCTCGTGGACATCAACGGGCTGCCGCTCGACAAGATCCAGGAGGTGGAGGGCGGCCTGCGCATTGGCGCGCTGGTGCGCAACAGCGACCTGGCCAACCATCCCCTCGTGCGTGAGCGCTATCCGGTGCTCTCCGAGGCCGTGCTCGCGGGGGCCTCACCCCAGCTGCGCAACATGGCCACCACGGGAGGCAACCTCCTCCAGCGCACGCGCTGCGCGTACTTCCGGGATCTCTCGCAGCCCTGCAACAAGCGCGAGCCTGGCTCGGGCTGCGGGGCGATGGAGGGCTTCAACCGCATGCACGCGATCCTGGGAACCAGTCCCCAGTGCATCGCCGCGAACCCTTCCGACATGAACGTCGCCCTGGCGGCCCTCGACGCCTCCGTGCACGTGACGGGACCGAAGGGCGAGCGCACGGTGGCCTTCGGCGACTTCCACCTCCTGCCGGGCTCGACCCCCGAGCGGGAGACGGTGCTCGCGCCGGGCGAGCTCATCACCTACGTGTCGCTGCCGGCCTCGCGCTTCGCGGCGCGCTCCCGCTACGTGAAGGTGAGGGACCGGGCCTCGTATGCCTTCGCGCTGGCCTCGGCGGCGGTCGCGCTCGAGCTGGACGGGAAGACCATCAAGGAGGCGCGCGTGGCCCTGGGCGGCGTGGGCACCAAGCCCTGGCGCTCGCCCGAGGCCGAGAAGGCGCTCGTGGGCCAGCCCGCCGACGAGGTGCGCTTCAAGGCGGCGGCCGCGGCGGCGCTGAAGGGCGCCCGCCCCCGGACCCACAACGCCTTCAAAGTTGAACTCGCGCGGCGCACGCTCGTGCGCGCGCTGGCACTGGCCGCCGGCATCACCTGA
- the scpA gene encoding methylmalonyl-CoA mutase encodes MATSVPDFSGIDFDAPETRPSADLLEAQQRRVREAMAGSERWETPEGISVKPVYTPEDLKDVEHLGSLPGLPPFVRGPYSTMYVQQPWTVRQYAGFSTAEASNAFYRRNLAAGQKGLSIAFDLATHRGYDSDHPRVAGDVGMAGVAIDSIKDMRILFDRIPLDQMSVSMTMNGAVLPVLALYVVAAEEQGVRAEQLSGTIQNDILKEFMVRNTYIYPPGPSMRIIGDIFRYTAERMPRFNSISISGYHMQEAGATQDLELGYTLADGVEYIRAGLAAGLSVDAFAPRLSFFWAIGMNFFMEVAKMRAARMLWAKLVQGFSPKSSKSLALRTHSQTSGWSLTAQDVFNNVVRTCVEAMAATQGHTQSLHTNSLDEAIALPTDFSARIARNTQLYLQMESGTTRVIDPWGGSYYVERLTHELAHKAWGHIQEIEALGGMTKAIEAGVPKLRIEEAAARTQARIDSGRQAIIGVNKYPPERPDSIEILKVDNSAVREAQVARLRELRAERDAGEVRRRLDALTEAGGRGEGNLLALAIDAARAKATVGEISDALEKVFGRYEATVRSVSGVYSSEAGKHAQGIAEARAGADRFLARYGRRPRILIAKMGQDGHDRGQKVIATAFADLGFDVDIGPLFQTPEESARQAVENDVHVVGASSLAAGHLTLVPQLKQALQALGREDIMIVVGGVIPAQDYDALRAAGAAAIFGPGTVIAKAALELLEKLSAAMEAA; translated from the coding sequence ATGGCTACCTCCGTTCCGGACTTCTCCGGCATTGATTTCGATGCTCCCGAGACCCGGCCCTCCGCGGACTTGCTCGAGGCACAACAGCGCCGGGTGCGGGAGGCGATGGCCGGCTCCGAGCGCTGGGAGACCCCCGAGGGCATCTCCGTGAAGCCCGTTTACACGCCCGAGGACCTGAAGGACGTGGAGCACCTGGGCTCGTTGCCGGGCCTGCCCCCGTTCGTGCGGGGCCCGTACTCGACGATGTACGTGCAGCAGCCGTGGACCGTGCGGCAGTACGCTGGGTTCTCCACGGCCGAGGCCTCCAACGCCTTCTATCGGCGCAACCTCGCGGCTGGGCAGAAGGGGCTCTCCATCGCCTTCGATCTGGCCACGCACCGGGGCTACGACAGCGATCACCCGCGCGTGGCGGGCGATGTGGGCATGGCGGGGGTGGCCATCGACTCCATCAAGGACATGCGCATCCTGTTCGACCGCATCCCGCTCGATCAGATGAGCGTGTCGATGACGATGAACGGCGCGGTGTTGCCGGTGCTGGCGCTGTACGTGGTGGCGGCCGAGGAGCAGGGCGTGCGCGCCGAGCAGCTGAGCGGGACCATCCAGAACGACATCCTCAAGGAGTTCATGGTCCGCAACACGTACATCTATCCGCCCGGCCCCTCGATGCGCATCATCGGCGACATCTTCCGCTACACGGCGGAGCGGATGCCGCGCTTCAACAGCATCAGCATCAGCGGCTACCACATGCAGGAGGCCGGGGCGACGCAGGACCTGGAGCTGGGCTACACGCTCGCCGACGGCGTGGAGTACATCCGCGCGGGGCTGGCGGCGGGGCTGAGCGTGGATGCGTTCGCCCCGCGGCTCTCGTTCTTCTGGGCCATCGGCATGAACTTCTTCATGGAGGTGGCCAAGATGCGCGCGGCCCGGATGCTCTGGGCGAAGCTGGTCCAGGGCTTCTCGCCGAAGAGCAGCAAGAGCCTGGCGCTGCGCACCCACAGCCAGACCTCGGGGTGGAGCCTCACCGCGCAGGACGTGTTCAACAACGTCGTGCGCACCTGCGTGGAGGCCATGGCGGCGACCCAGGGGCACACCCAGAGCCTGCACACCAACTCGCTCGACGAGGCCATCGCCCTGCCGACCGACTTCAGCGCGCGCATCGCGCGAAACACCCAGCTGTACCTGCAGATGGAGAGTGGCACCACGCGCGTCATCGATCCGTGGGGCGGCAGCTACTACGTGGAGCGGCTCACCCACGAGCTGGCCCACAAGGCGTGGGGGCACATCCAGGAGATCGAAGCGCTGGGGGGCATGACCAAGGCCATCGAGGCCGGGGTGCCCAAGCTGCGCATCGAGGAGGCCGCGGCGCGCACCCAGGCCCGCATCGACTCGGGCCGCCAGGCCATCATCGGCGTGAACAAGTACCCGCCCGAGCGCCCGGACTCCATCGAGATCCTCAAGGTGGACAACTCCGCCGTGCGCGAGGCCCAGGTGGCCCGGCTGCGGGAGCTGCGCGCCGAGCGGGACGCGGGCGAGGTGCGGCGGCGGCTCGACGCGCTGACCGAGGCCGGGGGCCGTGGGGAGGGCAACCTCCTGGCGCTCGCCATCGACGCGGCGCGGGCCAAGGCCACGGTGGGGGAGATCAGCGACGCGCTCGAGAAGGTGTTTGGGCGCTACGAGGCCACGGTGCGCAGCGTGTCCGGGGTGTACTCCAGTGAGGCGGGCAAGCATGCCCAGGGGATCGCCGAGGCGCGCGCGGGGGCGGACCGGTTCCTGGCTCGCTACGGGCGGCGGCCCCGCATCCTCATCGCGAAGATGGGGCAGGATGGACATGACCGGGGCCAGAAGGTCATCGCGACGGCGTTCGCGGACCTTGGCTTCGATGTGGACATCGGGCCGCTTTTCCAGACGCCCGAGGAGTCGGCGCGGCAAGCCGTGGAGAATGACGTGCACGTGGTGGGCGCCAGCTCGCTGGCCGCGGGCCACCTCACGCTGGTGCCCCAGCTCAAGCAGGCGCTCCAGGCCCTGGGACGCGAGGACATCATGATCGTCGTGGGCGGGGTCATCCCCGCCCAGGACTATGACGCCCTGCGCGCAGCGGGGGCCGCGGCCATCTTCGGCCCCGGCACGGTCATCGCCAAGGCGGCCCTCGAGCTGCTCGAGAAGCTCTCGGCGGCGATGGAGGCGGCGTGA
- a CDS encoding methylmalonyl-CoA mutase family protein: MSQEPLRIATDFASPAVEDWRRLVDKDLKGKPFTSLQSPLEGGLLLQPLYTGQDVAALPPPSPPGVAPYVRGIHPLGLTEGGWMVCQEYTEPDAALAAGALRVDLERGAWGVWLCLGEASGIRVSDAAGMERLLAHVPLERTPVYLEPEDGLLAASALFLHAAERARVPRASLRGCLGLDPLGALARTGVLPEGLAPALASGAPLITSLRQEAAHLRVLLVSTRAYADAGATAVQELAWAIATGVEYLRVLERAGVPPEEAARSMQFALSVGGQFFPEIAKLRAARLLWSKTVNTWGGSSEAQAMALHARTASTTKTQRDPWVNILRATTESFAAVVAGADSVSTAPFDAVLGTPDEGGRRLARNTQLILRDESNLNRVADPAGGSYYLEQLTQEMARAAWTELRRIESLGGMAQAVSSGDVGRALAETRAARDKAIRNRRIPIVGVSEFPFLGEAAVHREARPPAPARGAAPADPHLPPFRPTRLAEAFEALRDASDRYLAAHGARPRAFMANLGTVAEHTARSTWIVNVLAAGGIEAQEHHGFPDASAAAALFAGSGAGLALISGPDAFYPEWIPPLTAAFKAKGARTVAVAGRPGEHEAAFRAAGVDLFLYAGADLFALLSSLHAQLGVS; the protein is encoded by the coding sequence GTGTCCCAAGAGCCTCTTCGCATCGCTACGGACTTCGCCTCGCCTGCAGTGGAAGACTGGCGCAGGCTCGTGGACAAGGACTTGAAGGGCAAGCCTTTCACGTCGCTCCAGTCGCCGCTGGAGGGGGGCTTGCTCCTTCAACCCCTCTACACAGGGCAGGACGTGGCCGCGCTGCCCCCGCCGTCTCCCCCGGGGGTCGCACCCTATGTGCGAGGCATCCACCCGCTGGGGCTCACCGAGGGGGGGTGGATGGTATGCCAGGAGTACACCGAGCCGGACGCCGCGCTCGCCGCGGGGGCCCTCCGGGTGGATCTGGAGCGGGGCGCCTGGGGGGTGTGGCTGTGTCTGGGGGAGGCGTCCGGCATTCGCGTGAGCGACGCGGCCGGGATGGAGCGGCTGCTGGCCCACGTTCCCCTGGAGAGGACCCCGGTCTATCTGGAGCCCGAGGACGGCCTGCTGGCGGCCTCCGCCCTCTTTCTGCACGCCGCAGAGCGGGCGCGAGTCCCCCGCGCTTCCCTCCGGGGCTGCCTGGGGCTTGATCCGCTGGGGGCCCTGGCCCGCACGGGCGTGCTGCCCGAGGGGCTCGCGCCGGCGCTGGCCTCCGGTGCGCCGCTCATCACGTCCCTGCGTCAGGAGGCCGCCCACCTGCGCGTGCTGCTCGTCTCCACACGGGCCTACGCGGACGCGGGCGCCACGGCCGTGCAAGAGCTTGCCTGGGCCATCGCCACGGGCGTGGAGTACCTGCGCGTGCTGGAGCGGGCGGGCGTGCCCCCGGAGGAGGCGGCCCGCTCGATGCAGTTCGCGCTCTCGGTGGGAGGCCAGTTCTTCCCGGAGATCGCCAAGCTGCGGGCCGCGCGGCTGCTGTGGTCCAAGACCGTCAACACCTGGGGAGGCTCATCCGAAGCGCAGGCCATGGCGCTGCACGCGCGGACGGCCAGCACGACCAAGACCCAGCGCGACCCCTGGGTGAACATCCTGCGGGCCACCACCGAGTCTTTCGCCGCCGTGGTGGCGGGCGCCGACAGTGTGAGCACGGCGCCGTTCGATGCGGTGCTCGGAACGCCGGACGAGGGCGGCCGCCGCCTGGCGCGCAACACGCAGCTCATCCTGCGTGACGAGTCCAACCTCAACCGGGTCGCGGATCCCGCCGGGGGCAGCTACTACCTCGAACAGCTCACGCAAGAGATGGCGCGGGCGGCGTGGACCGAGCTGCGGCGCATCGAGTCCCTGGGGGGCATGGCCCAGGCGGTCTCCAGTGGGGACGTGGGGCGGGCCCTCGCCGAGACACGCGCGGCGCGCGACAAGGCCATCCGCAACCGGCGGATCCCGATCGTGGGCGTGAGCGAGTTTCCCTTCCTGGGCGAGGCGGCCGTCCACCGGGAGGCCCGGCCCCCGGCCCCGGCGCGGGGCGCGGCCCCGGCCGACCCCCACCTCCCGCCGTTCCGGCCCACCCGGTTAGCCGAGGCCTTCGAGGCCCTGAGGGATGCGAGTGACCGGTACCTCGCCGCCCACGGCGCCCGCCCGCGAGCCTTCATGGCGAACCTGGGCACCGTGGCGGAGCACACCGCGCGCTCCACCTGGATCGTCAACGTGCTGGCGGCGGGCGGCATCGAGGCGCAGGAGCACCATGGCTTCCCGGATGCGTCCGCCGCCGCGGCCCTGTTCGCGGGCTCGGGGGCAGGGCTGGCGCTCATCTCCGGTCCGGATGCGTTCTATCCCGAGTGGATTCCGCCCCTGACCGCGGCGTTCAAGGCGAAGGGGGCGCGCACCGTGGCCGTCGCGGGCCGTCCGGGTGAGCACGAGGCCGCCTTCCGGGCGGCCGGGGTGGATCTCTTTCTCTATGCGGGGGCGGACCTGTTCGCGCTCCTGTCCTCGCTGCACGCGCAGCTCGGAGTCTCCTGA
- a CDS encoding xanthine dehydrogenase family protein molybdopterin-binding subunit: protein MDKSVGKPLDRVDGRLKVTGGAKYSAEFSPENLAHAVLVTSTISNGTITRLDTAAAEKAPGVLAVLSPQKPPKLGSDPTKKQGDVDRVVHLLQTQRVDYQHQPVAVVIADTFERATHAAALVKVQYKAGKTKAVLKASKAQAYKPKAILGKPPDHEQGKASAEKPDAEIDATYVTPFEHHNPMEPHATTAVWEGDHLTVYDATQGVFGTRTRLATLLGIPPENVRVITKFLGGGFGGKGSVWEHTALAALAAKTVSRPVKLVLRRDQMFGPVGYRPETEQRVQLKARKDGKLLLIRHETTSSTSTFDEFAEPSSMQTRILYASEQIITSHRLVRLTMGTPTFTRAPGESTGTFALESALDELAYKLNLDPVALRLQNHADQDPESGNPWSSKSLKECYRVGAEKFGWAKRNPTPGSMKDGRTLIGWGMASATYPARQMKASAKASLQPDGSVQVLCGSQDLGTGTYTVMTQIAADALGLAPAKVRFDLGDTQMPEGPISGGSWTASSVGSAVKLVSLALRDKAIALAVGDAASPLHGLEAKQVQVEGGELVAGGKRDSYAALMKRQKLPSLEAQASSGPGPDSRKYSMHSFGAQFAEVRVDPDLAEIRVSRWVGAFGGGTILNEKTARSQLMGGIIMGIGMALMEESVVDPRNGRFITHDLADYHVPVNPDVPDIDITFVPENDPYVNPIGVKGIGEIGITGAAAAVANAVYHATGKRLRALPLTLDKLLTA, encoded by the coding sequence ATGGACAAGTCAGTCGGAAAACCGCTGGACCGGGTGGATGGACGGCTCAAGGTGACGGGCGGGGCGAAGTACTCCGCCGAGTTCTCTCCGGAGAATCTGGCGCACGCGGTGCTCGTCACCAGCACCATCTCCAACGGCACCATCACGCGCCTGGACACCGCGGCCGCGGAGAAGGCGCCGGGGGTGCTCGCGGTGCTCTCGCCCCAGAAGCCCCCCAAGCTCGGCAGCGATCCCACGAAGAAGCAGGGCGACGTGGACCGCGTCGTTCACCTCCTGCAGACCCAGCGGGTGGACTACCAGCACCAACCCGTGGCGGTGGTCATCGCCGACACGTTCGAGCGCGCCACCCACGCCGCCGCGCTGGTGAAGGTGCAATACAAGGCGGGTAAAACGAAGGCGGTCCTCAAGGCCAGCAAGGCGCAGGCGTACAAGCCGAAGGCCATCCTGGGCAAACCGCCGGACCACGAGCAGGGCAAGGCCTCCGCCGAGAAGCCGGACGCGGAGATCGACGCCACCTACGTGACGCCCTTCGAGCACCACAACCCGATGGAGCCTCACGCCACGACGGCCGTCTGGGAGGGAGACCACCTCACGGTGTACGACGCCACCCAGGGCGTGTTCGGCACCCGCACGAGGCTGGCGACGCTGCTCGGCATTCCTCCGGAGAACGTGCGGGTCATCACCAAGTTCCTGGGCGGTGGCTTCGGCGGCAAGGGCTCCGTGTGGGAGCACACGGCGCTGGCGGCACTGGCGGCGAAGACCGTCTCCCGGCCGGTGAAGCTGGTGCTGCGGCGGGACCAGATGTTCGGCCCGGTGGGCTACCGCCCGGAGACCGAGCAGCGGGTGCAGCTCAAGGCGCGCAAGGACGGCAAGCTGCTGCTCATCCGCCACGAGACGACCAGCTCGACCTCCACGTTCGATGAGTTCGCCGAGCCGTCCAGCATGCAGACGCGCATCCTGTACGCGAGCGAGCAGATCATCACCTCCCACCGGCTGGTGCGGCTGACGATGGGCACGCCCACCTTCACGCGGGCCCCGGGCGAGTCCACGGGCACCTTCGCGCTCGAATCCGCCCTGGACGAGCTGGCCTACAAGCTCAACCTGGACCCGGTGGCGCTGCGGCTCCAGAACCACGCGGACCAGGACCCCGAGTCCGGCAACCCGTGGAGCAGCAAGTCACTCAAGGAGTGCTACCGGGTGGGGGCCGAGAAGTTCGGATGGGCGAAGCGCAACCCCACGCCAGGCTCCATGAAGGACGGTCGCACGCTGATTGGCTGGGGCATGGCGAGCGCCACCTACCCCGCCCGCCAGATGAAGGCCTCGGCCAAGGCGTCCCTCCAGCCCGATGGCAGCGTGCAGGTGCTCTGCGGCTCGCAAGACCTGGGCACCGGCACGTACACGGTGATGACGCAGATCGCCGCGGATGCGCTGGGCCTGGCCCCGGCGAAGGTGCGCTTCGACCTGGGCGATACCCAGATGCCCGAGGGGCCCATCTCGGGAGGCTCGTGGACCGCCTCCAGCGTGGGCTCCGCGGTGAAGCTCGTCTCACTGGCCCTGCGGGACAAGGCCATCGCGCTCGCCGTGGGAGACGCGGCCTCGCCGCTGCACGGCCTGGAGGCCAAGCAGGTGCAGGTGGAGGGAGGAGAGCTGGTCGCGGGTGGAAAGCGGGACAGCTATGCCGCGCTGATGAAGCGCCAGAAGCTGCCCTCGCTCGAGGCGCAGGCGAGCTCCGGCCCCGGCCCGGACAGCCGCAAGTACTCGATGCACTCGTTCGGCGCTCAGTTCGCCGAGGTGCGGGTGGATCCGGACCTGGCGGAGATCCGCGTGAGCCGCTGGGTGGGCGCCTTCGGGGGCGGGACCATCCTCAACGAGAAGACCGCCCGGAGCCAGCTGATGGGCGGCATCATCATGGGCATCGGCATGGCGCTGATGGAGGAATCCGTGGTGGATCCGCGCAATGGGCGCTTCATCACCCATGACCTGGCGGACTACCACGTGCCGGTGAACCCGGACGTGCCGGACATCGACATCACGTTCGTGCCCGAGAACGATCCGTATGTGAATCCCATCGGCGTCAAGGGCATCGGCGAGATCGGCATCACGGGCGCCGCCGCCGCCGTCGCCAACGCCGTCTACCACGCCACGGGCAAGCGCCTCCGGGCGCTCCCGCTCACGCTGGACAAGCTTCTGACGGCCTGA
- the meaB gene encoding methylmalonyl Co-A mutase-associated GTPase MeaB, translating to MKVLPADAYVEGVRAGDRALLARAITLVESAHPRHEALAQEVLSRLLPYTGRSRRVGISGVPGVGKSTFIDALGMHLAGLGHRIAVLAIDPSSTVSGGSILGDKTRMARLAREPSAYIRPSPSSGTLGGVARKTRETLLLCEAAGFDVVVVETVGVGQSETVVANLVDFYLVLMLAGAGDELQGIKRGILEVADMLAINKADGDNALRAERARAEYRAALHLMRAGAEPEVTTCSALEGKGIQDLWSSLAAQLDQRHASGELERRRRAQQTGWMWSMVEDGLRAALRAHPAVAALVPVLEADVREGRTPPASAALRILGTFLPGAWPSHTS from the coding sequence GTGAAGGTCCTTCCTGCCGACGCCTACGTGGAGGGCGTGCGGGCAGGGGATCGCGCGTTGCTCGCGCGCGCGATCACGCTGGTGGAGAGCGCGCATCCCCGCCACGAGGCGCTCGCCCAGGAGGTGCTCTCGCGGCTGCTGCCCTACACGGGGCGCAGCCGGCGCGTGGGCATCAGCGGCGTGCCCGGCGTGGGCAAGAGCACGTTCATCGACGCGCTGGGGATGCACCTCGCCGGGCTCGGGCACCGCATCGCGGTGCTGGCCATCGATCCGTCCAGCACCGTCTCGGGGGGCAGCATCCTGGGCGACAAGACGCGCATGGCGCGGCTGGCCCGCGAGCCCTCGGCCTATATCCGCCCCAGCCCCTCCAGCGGAACGCTCGGAGGGGTGGCCCGAAAGACGCGCGAGACGCTGCTGCTGTGCGAGGCCGCTGGCTTCGATGTGGTGGTGGTGGAGACGGTGGGGGTGGGCCAGTCGGAGACCGTCGTCGCCAACCTGGTGGACTTCTACCTGGTGCTCATGCTCGCGGGGGCAGGAGACGAGCTGCAGGGCATCAAGCGGGGCATTCTTGAAGTGGCGGACATGCTCGCCATCAACAAGGCGGACGGAGACAACGCGCTCCGGGCCGAGCGGGCGCGGGCCGAATACCGCGCGGCGTTGCACTTGATGCGGGCGGGCGCCGAGCCCGAGGTGACCACGTGCAGCGCCCTGGAGGGAAAGGGCATCCAGGACCTGTGGTCCTCGCTCGCGGCCCAGCTCGACCAGCGGCACGCTTCCGGAGAGCTCGAGCGCCGCAGGCGGGCTCAGCAGACCGGCTGGATGTGGTCCATGGTGGAGGATGGCCTGCGGGCCGCCCTGAGGGCGCATCCCGCGGTGGCGGCGCTCGTGCCCGTCCTGGAGGCGGACGTGCGTGAGGGCCGCACCCCCCCGGCCTCCGCGGCCCTGCGCATCCTGGGCACCTTCCTCCCAGGCGCGTGGCCCAGCCACACCTCGTGA
- a CDS encoding (2Fe-2S)-binding protein, whose amino-acid sequence MSDPKQPPQEPEAPGNAPNALDEGKTTRREFVGTAVVGSALLASGLLSLEASAQGSAKAPAFEGPPVPAVPLKLQVNGREHALEVEPRVTLLDALRENLGLTGSKKGCDMGQCGACTVLVNGRRVNACLTLAVMQQGKRITTIEGLAQGETLHPMQQAFLEHDGFQCGYCTPGQIMSAVGFSSEPWGQTDADIREGMCGNICRCGAYPHIVAAVRDGRGKQA is encoded by the coding sequence ATGTCCGACCCGAAGCAGCCTCCCCAGGAGCCGGAAGCACCCGGGAATGCGCCCAACGCGCTCGACGAGGGGAAGACGACCCGGCGCGAGTTCGTCGGGACCGCCGTGGTGGGCAGTGCCCTGCTCGCCAGCGGCCTGCTCTCGCTGGAGGCCAGCGCCCAGGGCAGCGCGAAGGCCCCGGCCTTCGAGGGCCCCCCGGTGCCCGCCGTGCCCCTCAAGCTCCAGGTCAATGGCCGGGAGCACGCCCTGGAGGTCGAGCCCCGCGTCACCTTGCTGGATGCGCTGCGCGAGAACCTGGGCCTCACCGGCTCCAAGAAGGGCTGCGACATGGGCCAGTGCGGCGCGTGCACCGTGCTCGTGAACGGGCGCCGCGTGAACGCCTGCCTCACGCTCGCCGTGATGCAGCAGGGCAAGCGCATCACCACCATCGAAGGGCTGGCGCAGGGCGAGACGCTCCACCCGATGCAGCAGGCCTTCCTCGAGCACGATGGCTTCCAGTGTGGCTACTGCACGCCGGGCCAGATCATGAGCGCGGTGGGCTTCTCCAGTGAGCCGTGGGGGCAGACCGACGCGGACATCCGCGAAGGCATGTGTGGGAACATCTGCCGCTGCGGCGCTTACCCCCATATCGTGGCCGCCGTTCGCGACGGGCGCGGCAAGCAGGCCTGA
- a CDS encoding deoxyhypusine synthase family protein has protein sequence MNIREFCRTHFKHFNAAALVDAADGYIRHVDSGGKMLVTLAGAMSTAELGISLAEMIRQDRVHAISCTGANLEEDLFNLVAHAFYERVPHYRDLTPKDEQALLERHMNRVTDTCIPEMEAMRRIETAVLEEWITADREGRRHFPHEFLYRVLRGGKLAGSYQIDPKNSWLLAACEKNLPLWVPGWEDATLGNMYAGHCISGDVKNVHTVRTGIEYMISLAEWYTETAPRSPVGFFQIGGGIAGDFPICVVPMLHQDLQRTGVPLWAYFCQISDSTTSYGSYSGAVPNEKITWGKLGLDTPKFIVESDASIVAPLLFAYVLNQ, from the coding sequence ATGAACATCAGGGAGTTTTGCCGGACGCACTTCAAGCACTTCAACGCCGCGGCCTTGGTCGATGCGGCGGACGGCTACATCCGCCATGTGGACTCGGGCGGAAAGATGCTCGTCACCCTGGCGGGCGCGATGAGCACGGCGGAGCTGGGCATCTCGCTGGCGGAGATGATCCGGCAAGACCGGGTTCACGCCATCAGCTGCACGGGCGCGAACCTGGAGGAGGACCTCTTCAACCTCGTCGCCCACGCGTTCTACGAGCGCGTGCCCCACTACCGGGACCTCACGCCGAAGGATGAGCAGGCGCTGCTGGAGCGGCACATGAACCGGGTCACCGACACCTGCATCCCGGAGATGGAGGCCATGCGCCGCATCGAGACGGCGGTGCTGGAGGAGTGGATCACAGCGGACCGGGAAGGACGGCGGCACTTTCCGCATGAGTTCCTCTACCGCGTGCTGCGGGGGGGAAAGCTGGCCGGGAGCTATCAGATCGATCCCAAGAACAGCTGGCTGCTCGCGGCGTGCGAGAAGAACCTGCCGCTCTGGGTGCCGGGCTGGGAGGACGCGACCCTCGGCAACATGTACGCGGGGCACTGCATCTCGGGAGACGTGAAGAACGTTCACACCGTGCGCACGGGCATCGAGTACATGATCTCGCTCGCGGAGTGGTACACGGAGACCGCGCCCCGGAGCCCCGTGGGCTTCTTCCAGATTGGCGGCGGCATCGCCGGGGACTTCCCCATCTGCGTCGTGCCCATGCTGCACCAGGATCTCCAGAGGACGGGCGTCCCGCTCTGGGCGTACTTCTGTCAGATCAGCGACTCGACGACGAGCTACGGCTCCTACTCCGGCGCAGTGCCCAACGAGAAGATCACCTGGGGCAAGCTGGGGCTCGACACGCCCAAGTTCATCGTGGAGAGCGATGCCTCCATCGTGGCGCCGCTCCTCTTCGCCTACGTGCTCAACCAGTAA